ACATCTGCCGGATGTAGCCTCGCGGCGCCTGCCGCGGGGGGATGTAAAACCCGTTGGGCTCCGTGCCCCATTGCGGATACAACGGCAACGCCACTTGTTCCACCCGGATGGCATAGTACAACGGATTCCAGCGATCTTCCGCCCAGAGCCCGTCATCGCCCACCTTCACCAACCCTTGCAGCCGGATTTTGCCCACGCACGCCGCCATACACCGCGTCTCCATCGGCTCGCCCCCCGTTAAGGGGTCTTTGCCTTCCACCCGCGGATAGCACGCAATACACTTCTCACTCACCCGCGTCGTGCCCCGGTACATGGGCTTCTTATAGGGGCATTGCTCCACACACTTCTTGTACCCCCGGCACCGGTTCTGGTCGATCAACACAATCCCGTCTTCCGGCCGCTTGTAGATGGCCTTCCGCGGACACGCCGCCAGACACCCCGGATACGTACAGTGGTTACAGATACGTTGCAGATAGAAGAAGTACGTCTCATGCTCCGGCAAGCTGCTGCCTTGCATTTTCCACGGCTC
Above is a window of Candidatus Nitrospira neomarina DNA encoding:
- a CDS encoding 4Fe-4S dicluster domain-containing protein, with amino-acid sequence MGRKHHAPYGVFEGMTIFDSGAKIGQAAIGYIPTDQEWRFVNIYEDTATSMRAIVEGVDKTGFTKEEPWKMQGSSLPEHETYFFYLQRICNHCTYPGCLAACPRKAIYKRPEDGIVLIDQNRCRGYKKCVEQCPYKKPMYRGTTRVSEKCIACYPRVEGKDPLTGGEPMETRCMAACVGKIRLQGLVKVGDDGLWAEDRWNPLYYAIRVEQVALPLYPQWGTEPNGFYIPPRQAPRGYIRQMFGPGVDNAIEKYLVPSRELLAVLQLWRASQQIIFRYDVIPGPKVFETQIHGRKFEMYNDTVLGFNKSGKEAVRQQVEEPIYIRPAERVNWL